The Drosophila sechellia strain sech25 chromosome 2R, ASM438219v1, whole genome shotgun sequence nucleotide sequence CGAAACTACTTTTTTTGATGGTTTGGCTGTGCTTGGCATTTGACATGAAACCTGTCTCGGCGATGAAGTGTCGTCTTGGATTTGTAAACAAGGGTGGAAAATGCACTTGGCcttaaaaagtgaaaaaaccTAAAAGTCAAATTGTATCATTGTTTCATCATCAATTATATTGATTACACCAAATAAATCATGTCTGAACATTACGCAAGCTTGGCTGTATTTACTAAAGCTTGGAAAGTGAGTAAACTAATTTTTGAAATAGATTTTCAAATCAGTTCGTAAGGGAGATAACATGCGAGTATTAACTTATGATCGTTGCCTTGAATCTGATTATTCGCGATGGTGAATGTAATGCATTGCGGTTGCTCTACCGATTCGCTGACTATTCACTTCATTATGTAAGCGGTTTCCAATTGGGTGCCATGTAGGCCTTATCAG carries:
- the LOC116800632 gene encoding uncharacterized protein LOC116800632, with the translated sequence MLINRHSCSKLLFLMVWLCLAFDMKPVSAMKCRLGFVNKGGKCTWP